One segment of Osmerus mordax isolate fOsmMor3 chromosome 28, fOsmMor3.pri, whole genome shotgun sequence DNA contains the following:
- the cert1a gene encoding ceramide transfer protein isoform X3: MSEKSSNSSGSDEDVDPESGQPVIELGGVLSKWTNYIHGWQDRWVVLKNNTLSYYKSEDEREYGCRGALCLSKAMISPHEFDECRFDISVNDSVWYLRAEDPAHRDQWIESIELHKAESGYGSETSLRRHGSMQSLTSAASGFSATSTSSFKKGHSLKEKLAEMETFRDILCRQVDTLQKYFDSCADGVSKDEFQRDRVVEEDEDDFPSTTRPNGDCLHNNNGSKEKLFPPASPKGINGIDFKGEAITFKATTAGILSTLSHCIELMMKREDSWQKRIDKELEKRRRVEDAYKNAMSDLKIKSHYGGPDYEEGPNSLINEDEFFDAVEAALDRQDKIEEESEKVRLPRLTPAPPVDAYSAIANHRFSTGVEEMVQNHMTYSLQDMGGDANWQLVVEEGEMKVYRREVEENGIVLDPLKATHAVKGVTGHEVCHYFWDTAVRNDWETTIENFNVVETLSDNAVIVYQTHKRVWPASQRDVLYLSAMRKILATNENDPDTWLVCNFSVDHDNAPPTNRCVRAKINVAMICQTLVSPPEGDKEISRDNVLCKITYVANVNPGGWAPASVLRAVAKREYPKFLKRFTSYVQEKTAGKPILF, from the exons ATGTCGGAGAAGAGTTCGAACTCCTCAGGGTCCGACGAGGATGTGGATCCGGAATCTGGACAGCCTGTTATTGAGCTCGGTGGTGTCCTAAGCAAG TGGACCAACTACATTCATGGATGGCAGGACCGGTGGGTGGTATTGAAGAACAACACCTTGAGTTACTATAAATCTGAGGACGAGAGAGAATATGGCTGTCGAGGTGCCCTGTGCCTGAGCAAGGCTATGATTTCA cCCCACGAGTTTGATGAGTGTCGCTTCGACATCAGCGTCAACGACAGCGTGTGGTACTTGAGAGCAGAGGACCCCGCCCACCGGGACCAGTGGATCGAGTCCATCGAGCTGCACaag GCTGAGTCTGGGTATGGTTCTGAGACCAGTCTAAGACGTCATGGCTCCATGCAGTCTCTCACCTCGGCGGCCAGTGGCTTCTctgccacctccacctcctccttcaag AAGGGCCACAGTCTGAAGGAGAAGCTGGCAGAGATGGAGACGTTCCGGGACATTCTGTGCCGACAGGTGGACACGCTTCAGAAGTACTTTGACTCCTGCGCTGACGGAGTCTCCAAGGACGAGTTCCAGAGAGACCGAG tggtggaggaggacgaggacgactTCCCCTCGACCACGCGCCCCAACGGCGACTGTCTCCATAACAACAACGGCAGCAAAGAGAAAC tcTTCCCCCCAGCCAGCCCTAAAGGGATCAACGGTATAGACTTTAAGGGTGAGGCCATTACCTTTAAGGCCACCACCGCCGGGATCCTGTCCACGCTGTCACACTGCATTGAGCTGATGATGAAACGAGAGGACAGCTGGCAgaaaagaatagacaag gagctggagaagaggaggagggtggaggacgcCTACAAGAACGCCATGAGCGACCTGAAGATCAAGTCCCACTACGGAGGACCCGACTACGAG GAGGGTCCCAACAGCCTGATCAACGAGGACGAGTTCTTTGACGCCGTGGAAGCCGCCCTGGACAGACAGGACAAGATAGAGGAAGAG TCGGAGAAGGTCCGGTTACCTCGTCTGACCCCGGCGCCACCAGTAGACGCGTACTCTGCCATCGCTAATCACAGATTCTCCACCGGG gtggaggagatggtgcaGAACCACATGACCTACTCCCTGCAGGACATGGGTGGAGATGCCAACTGGcagctggtggtggaggagggagagatgaag gtgtacaggagggaggtggaggagaacggGATCGTCCTGGATCCTCTCAAGGCCACCCACGCCGTCAAGGGCGTGACGGGCCATGAGGTGTGCCACTACTTCTGGGACACGGCCGTGCGCAACGACTGGGAGA CGACCATTGAGAACTTCAACGTGGTGGAGACACTGTCGGACAACGCCGTGATCGTCTACCAGACGCACAAG AGAGTATGGCCCGCCTCCCAGAGAGATGTCCTCTACCTATCAGCTATGAGGAAGATCCTGGCGACCAATGAGAACGACCCTGACACGTGGCTAGTCTGCAACTTCTCTGTTGATCACGACAACGCCCCC cccaccaACCGGTGTGTCCGTGCCAAAATCAACGTGGCCATGATCTGCCAGACCCTCGTTAGCCCACCAGAGGGCGACAAAGAGATCAGCCGAGACAACGTCCTGTGTAAGATCACCTACGTAGCCAACG ttaACCCAGGTGGGTGGGCCCCAGCGTCCGTCCTGCGGGCGGTGGCCAAGAGGGAGTACCCCAAGTTCCTGAAGCGCTTCACCTCCTATGTCCAGGAGAAGACCGCTGGCAAGCCCATCCTCTTCTAA
- the cert1a gene encoding ceramide transfer protein isoform X2 has protein sequence MSEKSSNSSGSDEDVDPESGQPVIELGGVLSKWTNYIHGWQDRWVVLKNNTLSYYKSEDEREYGCRGALCLSKAMISPHEFDECRFDISVNDSVWYLRAEDPAHRDQWIESIELHKAESGYGSETSLRRHGSMQSLTSAASGFSATSTSSFKGHSLKEKLAEMETFRDILCRQVDTLQKYFDSCADGVSKDEFQRDRVVEEDEDDFPSTTRPNGDCLHNNNGSKEKLFPPASPKGINGIDFKGEAITFKATTAGILSTLSHCIELMMKREDSWQKRIDKELEKRRRVEDAYKNAMSDLKIKSHYGGPDYEEGPNSLINEDEFFDAVEAALDRQDKIEEESEKVRLPRLTPAPPVDAYSAIANHRFSTGPHSRCSSLSSVELVSASDDVHRFSTQVEEMVQNHMTYSLQDMGGDANWQLVVEEGEMKVYRREVEENGIVLDPLKATHAVKGVTGHEVCHYFWDTAVRNDWETTIENFNVVETLSDNAVIVYQTHKRVWPASQRDVLYLSAMRKILATNENDPDTWLVCNFSVDHDNAPPTNRCVRAKINVAMICQTLVSPPEGDKEISRDNVLCKITYVANVNPGGWAPASVLRAVAKREYPKFLKRFTSYVQEKTAGKPILF, from the exons ATGTCGGAGAAGAGTTCGAACTCCTCAGGGTCCGACGAGGATGTGGATCCGGAATCTGGACAGCCTGTTATTGAGCTCGGTGGTGTCCTAAGCAAG TGGACCAACTACATTCATGGATGGCAGGACCGGTGGGTGGTATTGAAGAACAACACCTTGAGTTACTATAAATCTGAGGACGAGAGAGAATATGGCTGTCGAGGTGCCCTGTGCCTGAGCAAGGCTATGATTTCA cCCCACGAGTTTGATGAGTGTCGCTTCGACATCAGCGTCAACGACAGCGTGTGGTACTTGAGAGCAGAGGACCCCGCCCACCGGGACCAGTGGATCGAGTCCATCGAGCTGCACaag GCTGAGTCTGGGTATGGTTCTGAGACCAGTCTAAGACGTCATGGCTCCATGCAGTCTCTCACCTCGGCGGCCAGTGGCTTCTctgccacctccacctcctccttcaag GGCCACAGTCTGAAGGAGAAGCTGGCAGAGATGGAGACGTTCCGGGACATTCTGTGCCGACAGGTGGACACGCTTCAGAAGTACTTTGACTCCTGCGCTGACGGAGTCTCCAAGGACGAGTTCCAGAGAGACCGAG tggtggaggaggacgaggacgactTCCCCTCGACCACGCGCCCCAACGGCGACTGTCTCCATAACAACAACGGCAGCAAAGAGAAAC tcTTCCCCCCAGCCAGCCCTAAAGGGATCAACGGTATAGACTTTAAGGGTGAGGCCATTACCTTTAAGGCCACCACCGCCGGGATCCTGTCCACGCTGTCACACTGCATTGAGCTGATGATGAAACGAGAGGACAGCTGGCAgaaaagaatagacaag gagctggagaagaggaggagggtggaggacgcCTACAAGAACGCCATGAGCGACCTGAAGATCAAGTCCCACTACGGAGGACCCGACTACGAG GAGGGTCCCAACAGCCTGATCAACGAGGACGAGTTCTTTGACGCCGTGGAAGCCGCCCTGGACAGACAGGACAAGATAGAGGAAGAG TCGGAGAAGGTCCGGTTACCTCGTCTGACCCCGGCGCCACCAGTAGACGCGTACTCTGCCATCGCTAATCACAGATTCTCCACCGGG CCCCATAGCCGTtgttcctccctgtcctccgtcGAGCTAGTCAGTGCTTCAGACGATGTTCACAGATTCAGCACGCAG gtggaggagatggtgcaGAACCACATGACCTACTCCCTGCAGGACATGGGTGGAGATGCCAACTGGcagctggtggtggaggagggagagatgaag gtgtacaggagggaggtggaggagaacggGATCGTCCTGGATCCTCTCAAGGCCACCCACGCCGTCAAGGGCGTGACGGGCCATGAGGTGTGCCACTACTTCTGGGACACGGCCGTGCGCAACGACTGGGAGA CGACCATTGAGAACTTCAACGTGGTGGAGACACTGTCGGACAACGCCGTGATCGTCTACCAGACGCACAAG AGAGTATGGCCCGCCTCCCAGAGAGATGTCCTCTACCTATCAGCTATGAGGAAGATCCTGGCGACCAATGAGAACGACCCTGACACGTGGCTAGTCTGCAACTTCTCTGTTGATCACGACAACGCCCCC cccaccaACCGGTGTGTCCGTGCCAAAATCAACGTGGCCATGATCTGCCAGACCCTCGTTAGCCCACCAGAGGGCGACAAAGAGATCAGCCGAGACAACGTCCTGTGTAAGATCACCTACGTAGCCAACG ttaACCCAGGTGGGTGGGCCCCAGCGTCCGTCCTGCGGGCGGTGGCCAAGAGGGAGTACCCCAAGTTCCTGAAGCGCTTCACCTCCTATGTCCAGGAGAAGACCGCTGGCAAGCCCATCCTCTTCTAA
- the cert1a gene encoding ceramide transfer protein isoform X1, whose translation MSEKSSNSSGSDEDVDPESGQPVIELGGVLSKWTNYIHGWQDRWVVLKNNTLSYYKSEDEREYGCRGALCLSKAMISPHEFDECRFDISVNDSVWYLRAEDPAHRDQWIESIELHKAESGYGSETSLRRHGSMQSLTSAASGFSATSTSSFKKGHSLKEKLAEMETFRDILCRQVDTLQKYFDSCADGVSKDEFQRDRVVEEDEDDFPSTTRPNGDCLHNNNGSKEKLFPPASPKGINGIDFKGEAITFKATTAGILSTLSHCIELMMKREDSWQKRIDKELEKRRRVEDAYKNAMSDLKIKSHYGGPDYEEGPNSLINEDEFFDAVEAALDRQDKIEEESEKVRLPRLTPAPPVDAYSAIANHRFSTGPHSRCSSLSSVELVSASDDVHRFSTQVEEMVQNHMTYSLQDMGGDANWQLVVEEGEMKVYRREVEENGIVLDPLKATHAVKGVTGHEVCHYFWDTAVRNDWETTIENFNVVETLSDNAVIVYQTHKRVWPASQRDVLYLSAMRKILATNENDPDTWLVCNFSVDHDNAPPTNRCVRAKINVAMICQTLVSPPEGDKEISRDNVLCKITYVANVNPGGWAPASVLRAVAKREYPKFLKRFTSYVQEKTAGKPILF comes from the exons ATGTCGGAGAAGAGTTCGAACTCCTCAGGGTCCGACGAGGATGTGGATCCGGAATCTGGACAGCCTGTTATTGAGCTCGGTGGTGTCCTAAGCAAG TGGACCAACTACATTCATGGATGGCAGGACCGGTGGGTGGTATTGAAGAACAACACCTTGAGTTACTATAAATCTGAGGACGAGAGAGAATATGGCTGTCGAGGTGCCCTGTGCCTGAGCAAGGCTATGATTTCA cCCCACGAGTTTGATGAGTGTCGCTTCGACATCAGCGTCAACGACAGCGTGTGGTACTTGAGAGCAGAGGACCCCGCCCACCGGGACCAGTGGATCGAGTCCATCGAGCTGCACaag GCTGAGTCTGGGTATGGTTCTGAGACCAGTCTAAGACGTCATGGCTCCATGCAGTCTCTCACCTCGGCGGCCAGTGGCTTCTctgccacctccacctcctccttcaag AAGGGCCACAGTCTGAAGGAGAAGCTGGCAGAGATGGAGACGTTCCGGGACATTCTGTGCCGACAGGTGGACACGCTTCAGAAGTACTTTGACTCCTGCGCTGACGGAGTCTCCAAGGACGAGTTCCAGAGAGACCGAG tggtggaggaggacgaggacgactTCCCCTCGACCACGCGCCCCAACGGCGACTGTCTCCATAACAACAACGGCAGCAAAGAGAAAC tcTTCCCCCCAGCCAGCCCTAAAGGGATCAACGGTATAGACTTTAAGGGTGAGGCCATTACCTTTAAGGCCACCACCGCCGGGATCCTGTCCACGCTGTCACACTGCATTGAGCTGATGATGAAACGAGAGGACAGCTGGCAgaaaagaatagacaag gagctggagaagaggaggagggtggaggacgcCTACAAGAACGCCATGAGCGACCTGAAGATCAAGTCCCACTACGGAGGACCCGACTACGAG GAGGGTCCCAACAGCCTGATCAACGAGGACGAGTTCTTTGACGCCGTGGAAGCCGCCCTGGACAGACAGGACAAGATAGAGGAAGAG TCGGAGAAGGTCCGGTTACCTCGTCTGACCCCGGCGCCACCAGTAGACGCGTACTCTGCCATCGCTAATCACAGATTCTCCACCGGG CCCCATAGCCGTtgttcctccctgtcctccgtcGAGCTAGTCAGTGCTTCAGACGATGTTCACAGATTCAGCACGCAG gtggaggagatggtgcaGAACCACATGACCTACTCCCTGCAGGACATGGGTGGAGATGCCAACTGGcagctggtggtggaggagggagagatgaag gtgtacaggagggaggtggaggagaacggGATCGTCCTGGATCCTCTCAAGGCCACCCACGCCGTCAAGGGCGTGACGGGCCATGAGGTGTGCCACTACTTCTGGGACACGGCCGTGCGCAACGACTGGGAGA CGACCATTGAGAACTTCAACGTGGTGGAGACACTGTCGGACAACGCCGTGATCGTCTACCAGACGCACAAG AGAGTATGGCCCGCCTCCCAGAGAGATGTCCTCTACCTATCAGCTATGAGGAAGATCCTGGCGACCAATGAGAACGACCCTGACACGTGGCTAGTCTGCAACTTCTCTGTTGATCACGACAACGCCCCC cccaccaACCGGTGTGTCCGTGCCAAAATCAACGTGGCCATGATCTGCCAGACCCTCGTTAGCCCACCAGAGGGCGACAAAGAGATCAGCCGAGACAACGTCCTGTGTAAGATCACCTACGTAGCCAACG ttaACCCAGGTGGGTGGGCCCCAGCGTCCGTCCTGCGGGCGGTGGCCAAGAGGGAGTACCCCAAGTTCCTGAAGCGCTTCACCTCCTATGTCCAGGAGAAGACCGCTGGCAAGCCCATCCTCTTCTAA
- the polk gene encoding DNA polymerase kappa → METGRTPSTNGEGFLSRMALNDNKAGMEGLDRDKINKIIMESSKGSRFYENEVKREQQVNQRVERMMQQKTQITEQQLSKAHTQLEKMTADLEKGRELSRVIVHVDMDAFYAAVEMRDCPDLKDKPMAVGSTSMLSTSNYHARKFGVRAAMPGFIAKKLCPNLVIVPTNFDKYKAVSAEVREIFADYDPHFQSVSLDEAYLDISDHLERRRSWSEALRSHRLHTITPPGAGEGQGEFSGPTGEGLSPVLFEDSPGTSPSAPPGEVVVFGTCAEEAVREMRFRIEQKTTLTASAGIGPNMMLAKVCSDKNKPNGQYRLLPNRQTVMDFVKDLPVRKVSGIGKVTEKMLGALGIITCGHLNQEMALVSLLFSETSWHHFLQISLGLGSTHIERDGERKSMSTERTFGEMNTAEEQLSLCQKLCQDLAEDLKKEALQGKTVTLKLKNVNFEVKSRAETQPCALATAEEIFAVAKDLLKTEIDSVSPQPLRLRLMGVRISAFVSSDDKKPLQKSIVGFLQQGRADSSGPSQVPARKGKEEPIFKSPVQSQTSGCPPLVEHTPGQREATWRASRRGVEEGRPEGQSFFQRAHAQRLRLQAERGDTQGDGDSPADATGTNPQTADPSSKNQTSTEPGPDASTASASGLSFEAQASTSAWGSSEPEAQTDSLTCPICFREVRTTDLAVFNRHIDQCLSGVSAEPNHHQPDSEPHSNMERGRILGEEEAAEREMRTTEEDMDSSRRPDSAIPRLTETLTGKPQSLAMTSRISQTDRLDSNSPRDRCVLPVSSPSVPRAPELMTSESRDVRGPALTCPVCQVTQHTDDLTIFNRHVDLCLNQGMLHELGGRASVGKPPFSVTHSEVKEREPPLQRTTHRGKSKRRGSSLQPHAKKAKAPGPQNTIDRFFR, encoded by the exons ATGGAGACTGGCAGGACTCCCTCCACCAACGGAGAGGGCTTCCTCTCCAGAATGGCCCTCAATGACAACAAGGCCGGGATGGAGGGCCTTGACAGAGATAAGATCAACAAAATCATCATGGAGTCTTCAAAG GGTTCGAGGTTCTATGAGAATGAAgtgaagagagagcagcaggtgaACCAGCGCGTTGAGAGGATGATGCAGCAGAAAACACAGATCACTGAGCAACAGCTGAGCAAagcacacactcag ctggagaAGATGACCGCGGACCTGGAGAAAGGCCGGGAGCTGAGTCGTGTCATCGTGCACGTGGACATGGACGCTTTCTACGCTGCCGTGGAGATGAGGGACTGCCCAGACCTGAAGGACAAGCCCATGGCCGTGGGCTCCACCAGCATGCTG TCTACGTCCAACTACCATGCCAGGAAGTTTGGGGTACGAGCAGCCATGCCTGGTTTTATCGCAAAGAAACTCTGCCCAAACCTGGTCATAGTTCCAACCAACTTTGACAAATACAAAGCAGTGAGCGCTGAG GTCCGAGAGATCTTTGCGGACTACGATCCTCACTTCCAGTCCGTGAGCCTGGATGAGGCGTACCTGGACATCAGTGACCACCTggagcggaggaggagctggTCGGAGGCCCTCCGCAGTCACCGCCTCCACACCATCACCCCGCCCGGAGCAG GTGAGGGACAGGGTGAGTTCTCAGGGCCGACAGGGGAgggtctctcccctgtcctgttTGAGGACAGCCCAGgcacctccccctccgcccccccaggCGAGGTGGTGGTGTTTGGGACCTGTGCTGAAGAGGCGGTGAGAGAAATGCGCTTTCGTATCGAACAGAAGACCACACTGACTGCCAgcgcag GCATTGGGCCTAACATGATGCTGGCCAAGGTGTGCAGTGACAAAAACAAACCCAATGGTCAATACAGACTGCTTCCTAACAGGCAAACAGTCATGGACTTTGTCAAGGACCTACCGGTCCGCAAG GTATCTGGCATAGGGAAGGTGACTGAGAAGATGCTAGGAGCCCTGGGCATCATCACCTGTGGCCACCTCAACCAGGAGATGGCGCTGGTGTCCCTGTTGTTCTCGGAGACGTCTTGGCACCACTTCCTCCAGATCTCCTTGGGGCTTGGCTCCACACACATCGAAAG ggacggagagaggaaaagCATGAGCACAGAGAG GACGTTTGGGGAGATGAACACAGCCGAGGAGCAGCTGTCTCTGTGCCAGAAGCTCTGCCAAGACCTGGCTGAGGACCTGAAGAAAGAGGCACTGCAA GGTAAGACGGTGACTCTGAAGCTGAAGAACGTCAACTTTGAGGTGAAGAGCCGAGCGGAGACGCAGCCGTGTGCCTTGGCCACGGCCGAGGAGATCTTTGCCGTCGCCAAGGACCTCCTGAAGACGGAGATCGACAGCGTCAGCCCCCAACCGCTGAGGCTTAGGCTCATGG GTGTTCGAATCTCCGCCTTCGTCAGCTCAGACGACAAGAAGCCCCTGCAGAAGAGCATTGTGGGATTCCTCCAGCAGGGCAGAGCCGACTCCAGTGGCCCCTCCCAAGTTCCTGCCCGAAAAGGGAAAGAAGAGCCCATCTTCAAGTCCCCAGTCCAGTCCCAGACGTCCGGCTGCCCTCCCCTGGTGGAGCACACCCCGGGCCAGAGGGAGGCCACCTGGAGGGCCAgtcggaggggggtggaggagggcaggcctgAGGGCCAGTCCTTCTTTCAGAGAGCCCACGCCCAACGGCTCCGTCTGCAGGCTGAGAGGGGCGACACACAAGGGGACGGGGACTCCCCCGCCGACGCGACAGGCACAAACCCCCAAACAGCAGACCCATCCTCTAAGAACCAGACCTCCACAGAGCCAGGTCCGGACGCATCGACAGCCTCCGCCTCGGGCCTCTCCTTCGAGGCCCAGGCCTCCACGTCAGCCTGGGGCTCCAGTGAGCCCGAGGCCCAGACGGACAGCCTGACCTGCCCCATCTGCTTCAGGGAGGTGAGGACCACAGACCTGGCTGTCTTTAACAGGCACATAGACCAGTGTCTCAGCGGTGTCTCCGCAGAGCCTAACCACCACCAGCCGGACTCAGAGCCACACTCAAACATGGAGCGAGGCAGAATACttggggaggaagaggcagctgaaagagagatgagaacaACAGAAGAGGATATGGACTCTTCCAGAAGGCCTGACTCGGCAATCCCCAGACTGACAGAGACCTTGACAGGGAAACCCCAGTCATTGGCGATGACATCCCGAATCTCCCAGACAGACCGCCTGGACTCAAACTCTCCGAGAGACAGATGCGTTCTTCCAGTCTCTTCTCCGAGTGTTCCTCGTGCTCCGGAATTGATGACTTCAGAATCACGTGACGTCAGAGGCCCTGCCCTGACCTGCCCGGTATGTCAGGTGACCCAGCACACTGATGACCTCACCATATTCAACCGCCATGTTGACCTCTGCCTGAACCAGGGAATGCTGCATGAGCTTGGGGGACGGGCGTCTGTGGGGAAGCCTCCTTTCTCCGTCACCCACagcgaggtcaaag AGAGAGAACCCCCCCTGCAGAGAACCACACACAGAGGCAAGAGCAAACG GCGCGGATCATCCCTTCAACCACATGCCAAGAAGGCGAAAGCCCCGGGCCCTCAGAACACGATCGACAGGTTCTTCAGGTGA